Proteins encoded within one genomic window of Cyanobium sp. Tous-M-B4:
- a CDS encoding DUF2997 domain-containing protein: MDQLTIRYRIHPDGRVEELVEGLNGMACEQLTERIEARLGVVQQRRSTAEAFLCQQQAQQSQVQSLS, translated from the coding sequence ATGGATCAGCTCACCATCCGCTATCGAATCCACCCCGATGGGCGCGTCGAGGAGCTGGTGGAAGGGCTGAATGGCATGGCGTGCGAACAGCTCACTGAGCGCATTGAGGCCAGGCTTGGAGTTGTGCAGCAGCGCCGGTCAACGGCTGAGGCCTTTCTCTGCCAGCAGCAGGCCCAGCAAAGCCAGGTCCAGTCTCTCTCCTGA
- a CDS encoding DUF1257 domain-containing protein has protein sequence MSHFSTIKTELRDCQSLLEALEDLGHAPRQGSLMVRGYRGQTVEAQLAVVQANGADIGFRFNPETGSYELVTDLDLWNQAVPVERFLAQLNQRYALRSILAATAEEGFQVSEQAQQQDGSIELVVTRWA, from the coding sequence ATGTCGCACTTCAGCACCATCAAGACCGAGCTCCGTGATTGCCAGTCCTTGCTCGAGGCGCTTGAGGATCTGGGCCACGCCCCAAGGCAGGGAAGCTTGATGGTGCGCGGTTATCGCGGCCAAACCGTGGAGGCCCAGCTGGCTGTGGTTCAGGCCAATGGCGCTGATATCGGTTTTCGCTTCAATCCTGAGACCGGTAGCTATGAGCTCGTGACCGATCTCGACCTCTGGAATCAGGCCGTGCCGGTGGAGCGCTTCCTGGCCCAGCTCAATCAGCGATATGCCCTGCGCAGCATCCTGGCCGCCACTGCTGAGGAGGGTTTCCAGGTGAGCGAGCAAGCCCAGCAGCAAGACGGCAGCATTGAATTGGTTGTTACCCGTTGGGCCTAG